The following proteins come from a genomic window of Methanocella conradii HZ254:
- a CDS encoding 50S ribosomal protein L16, which yields MARKPGRMYKNFSGPAYTRREYMGGVPGVKVTQFDMGNLTDELPIAVTLVVNETCQIRHDALEAARVSANRYLMSDVGKQNYRFKVRVYPHQVLRENKQATGAGADRVSDGMRRAFGKAVGTAARVYRGQGIFTIYTNKENFEKAKEALRRAGHKLPTPHRLVVEKGAELVK from the coding sequence ATGGCGAGAAAACCAGGAAGGATGTACAAGAACTTTTCAGGCCCGGCCTACACCCGTAGGGAGTACATGGGCGGTGTGCCAGGCGTTAAGGTCACCCAGTTTGACATGGGCAACCTCACCGATGAGTTGCCAATCGCAGTAACGCTAGTAGTGAATGAGACGTGCCAGATCAGGCATGACGCCCTTGAGGCGGCCCGTGTGTCCGCGAACCGCTATTTGATGAGCGATGTTGGGAAGCAGAATTACCGCTTTAAGGTCAGGGTTTACCCGCATCAGGTCTTAAGGGAGAATAAGCAGGCGACCGGCGCCGGCGCAGACCGTGTGTCGGATGGCATGAGGCGCGCCTTTGGCAAGGCCGTGGGCACCGCTGCCCGCGTCTATCGGGGCCAGGGCATCTTTACGATTTACACCAATAAGGAGAACTTCGAGAAGGCGAAGGAGGCCCTGCGGAGGGCTGGCCACAAGCTGCCAACTCCTCATAGGCTGGTCGTCGAGAAGGGCGCTGAGCTGGTGAAGTAG
- a CDS encoding amino acid ABC transporter ATP-binding protein gives MSNCMVTIKDLRKRFGDLEVLKGVNMEVKKGEVVVILGPSGSGKSTILRCINRLEEPTSGQIIIDDIEVTNPRTDINKVRQRVGMVFQQFNLFPHMTALQNITLAPMKVQKKSKQEAEKIGLELLKKVGLLDKANSYPMQLSGGQQQRVAIARALAMRPDVMLFDEVTSALDPELVKEVLDVMKNLAMDGMTMIVVTHEMNFAKEVGDRIILIDGGVIVEENTPDQFFTNPQHERTKRFLNMIKN, from the coding sequence ATGAGCAACTGCATGGTAACAATCAAGGATCTGCGCAAGAGGTTTGGAGATCTGGAAGTCCTCAAGGGCGTGAACATGGAAGTGAAGAAAGGGGAAGTTGTGGTCATCCTTGGCCCCAGCGGCTCAGGCAAGAGCACGATTTTAAGGTGTATAAACCGCCTCGAGGAGCCGACAAGCGGCCAGATAATCATAGATGATATCGAGGTCACGAATCCCCGGACGGACATTAATAAGGTCAGGCAGCGGGTGGGCATGGTTTTCCAGCAGTTTAACCTTTTCCCTCACATGACCGCCCTTCAGAATATAACGCTCGCACCCATGAAGGTCCAGAAGAAGTCGAAACAGGAGGCCGAGAAGATAGGGCTCGAGCTTTTGAAGAAGGTAGGGCTGCTAGATAAGGCTAATAGCTATCCTATGCAGCTTTCGGGCGGCCAGCAGCAGCGCGTCGCCATAGCCAGGGCTCTTGCGATGAGGCCGGACGTCATGCTTTTCGACGAAGTGACCTCAGCTCTCGACCCCGAGCTGGTAAAAGAGGTACTGGACGTCATGAAGAACCTGGCCATGGATGGCATGACCATGATAGTCGTCACGCATGAGATGAACTTCGCCAAGGAAGTGGGGGATCGCATCATACTTATAGACGGGGGCGTCATCGTCGAGGAGAACACGCCAGACCAGTTCTTCACCAACCCGCAGCACGAGCGTACAAAAAGGTTCCTCAACATGATAAAGAATTAA
- a CDS encoding ABC transporter permease subunit (The N-terminal region of this protein, as described by TIGR01726, is a three transmembrane segment that identifies a subfamily of ABC transporter permease subunits, which specificities that include histidine, arginine, glutamine, glutamate, L-cystine (sic), the opines (in Agrobacterium) octopine and nopaline, etc.), producing the protein MVLNRKKRMPVVSILLVVLLILCPLFCMPAFSQGGNVIVTINIKDYMLRPVPNASVIVDDIFVGVTDRDGLITVSNFSAGPHNITASAEGLATRTAEREFSDGAKVNVQLNRENVVTDPNIVTFIILDSGASKSKLAGATVYIDGEPIGKTDTKDGKVQYLIPAGIHRVKVQKEGWQDNETVMEITPGATYTMYLSTAGKFSIFNLKLFLYALEKEITKGLLVTIQLSVVAMSIGLVIGLIMGLGRVSSNIIFRSVASVYVEGVRGLPILLQLLFVNFGLPFLISDITGGQFNIDGFTACVIALSVNSGAYMGEIFKAGIEAIHKGQMEAARSLGMTYNQSMRYIILPQAFKIVLPALGNEFIALIKDSSIGMVISVMEIVWWSKSIGAEYYNTFTPLLAAGMVYLCITIPLGRMVQYMEKRYNVNNARKQGTGILKKKPRAGGREPEGTV; encoded by the coding sequence ATGGTTTTGAATAGAAAAAAAAGAATGCCAGTCGTATCGATTCTGCTCGTAGTTTTGCTTATTCTTTGCCCGCTGTTTTGCATGCCTGCTTTTTCTCAGGGCGGGAACGTTATCGTCACTATCAACATAAAAGATTACATGCTCCGGCCCGTCCCTAATGCCTCGGTGATTGTAGACGATATATTTGTGGGCGTTACAGATCGTGATGGCCTTATAACAGTGTCAAATTTTAGCGCAGGGCCGCATAACATCACCGCATCAGCAGAAGGCCTGGCCACCCGGACGGCGGAGAGGGAGTTTTCTGATGGAGCGAAGGTAAACGTCCAGTTGAACAGGGAAAACGTGGTCACAGATCCGAATATTGTCACTTTTATAATCCTTGATAGCGGCGCATCTAAGAGCAAGCTTGCAGGCGCGACCGTTTACATCGATGGAGAGCCCATAGGTAAAACGGATACAAAGGATGGAAAAGTACAATACTTGATCCCGGCCGGAATCCACAGGGTAAAGGTACAGAAGGAAGGCTGGCAGGATAATGAGACTGTCATGGAGATTACGCCGGGCGCGACTTACACGATGTACCTGTCTACGGCGGGAAAGTTCTCAATATTTAACCTTAAGCTATTTCTTTACGCCCTTGAAAAGGAAATCACGAAAGGGCTATTAGTAACCATCCAGCTTTCGGTAGTGGCCATGTCTATTGGGCTGGTAATCGGCCTGATAATGGGCCTTGGCAGGGTATCGTCGAATATCATCTTTAGGTCAGTGGCATCCGTATATGTCGAAGGCGTGAGGGGGCTGCCCATACTCTTACAGCTATTATTCGTGAACTTTGGATTGCCTTTCCTCATATCTGACATAACTGGCGGCCAGTTCAACATCGACGGGTTCACCGCCTGCGTCATCGCCCTCTCTGTGAATAGCGGGGCGTATATGGGCGAGATATTCAAGGCGGGCATCGAGGCAATACATAAAGGCCAGATGGAGGCGGCGAGGTCGCTTGGCATGACGTATAACCAATCAATGAGGTATATCATACTCCCGCAGGCCTTTAAGATAGTTCTCCCTGCCCTAGGAAATGAGTTCATCGCGCTCATCAAGGACTCCTCCATCGGCATGGTCATCTCGGTCATGGAAATAGTGTGGTGGTCCAAGTCCATTGGAGCAGAGTATTATAATACGTTCACGCCGTTACTTGCGGCCGGCATGGTGTATCTGTGTATTACGATACCCCTTGGTAGAATGGTACAGTATATGGAGAAGAGGTATAACGTTAATAACGCGAGAAAGCAAGGTACAGGCATCTTGAAGAAGAAGCCCAGGGCTGGAGGGCGTGAGCCGGAGGGCACCGTATGA
- a CDS encoding basic amino acid ABC transporter substrate-binding protein, which produces MNRNVTKALFLLLLVSALFVAVSGCTTSPTVTPTPSATPKPAANFTTLTPGTLSIATEAHYPPFENINTTTGEFEGFDIDVMNEIAKELGLNVTYTDHAFDTIITAVQAKKFDAAISAFTITPKRQEMIDFTDWYYESPGQAISVRASETGIKNASDIVGKKVGVQMGTVGQDAVKNYPGVNAEDIKAYATMNEAFMALKKGEVDVVVGDQPVSEPYIKNYPGDYKFIGEPLTATEYFGIVVNKDNPGLTAAMNEALAKMKADGRLQKLHDKWFE; this is translated from the coding sequence GTGAATAGGAATGTAACAAAGGCATTGTTTTTATTGCTATTGGTCAGCGCGCTCTTCGTCGCTGTAAGCGGATGCACGACCTCGCCGACCGTCACGCCGACGCCTTCGGCGACCCCGAAGCCGGCCGCGAACTTTACAACCTTAACGCCGGGCACGCTCTCTATAGCAACAGAGGCCCACTATCCGCCGTTCGAGAATATAAACACGACGACGGGTGAGTTTGAGGGCTTCGATATCGATGTCATGAACGAGATCGCGAAGGAGCTTGGCTTGAACGTCACGTACACTGACCACGCGTTCGACACTATCATCACGGCGGTCCAGGCCAAGAAGTTTGACGCTGCAATATCGGCGTTCACCATAACCCCCAAGAGGCAAGAGATGATAGACTTCACCGATTGGTATTACGAGTCGCCAGGGCAGGCGATCAGCGTCAGGGCGAGCGAAACCGGCATCAAGAACGCCTCGGACATCGTCGGCAAGAAGGTAGGCGTCCAGATGGGCACCGTCGGGCAGGATGCGGTCAAGAACTACCCTGGCGTTAATGCCGAGGATATTAAGGCATACGCTACCATGAATGAGGCATTCATGGCTCTGAAGAAGGGGGAGGTAGATGTAGTAGTCGGCGACCAGCCGGTCTCCGAGCCTTACATAAAGAACTATCCGGGCGACTACAAGTTTATCGGCGAGCCTCTCACGGCTACCGAGTACTTCGGCATTGTCGTAAACAAGGACAACCCGGGCCTCACCGCCGCCATGAACGAGGCCCTAGCCAAGATGAAGGCTGACGGCAGGCTACAAAAGCTGCACGACAAATGGTTTGAGTGA
- a CDS encoding acetate uptake transporter, with the protein MVNVQTANKESKPFGAMTSALANPSPLGLMGFGMTTVLLNLLNAGIIASSSLGMILAMGIFYGGIAQIIAGVMEFRKGNTFGTTAFTSYGLFWVSLVAIMLFPKLGWASAPDGVSMAAYLAMWGLFTAYMFAGTLNKNRALQLVFASLALLFFMLAIADYTGIAWIKMLAGLEGIACGFSAIYLACAEVLNEAHGKKVLPIGGT; encoded by the coding sequence ATGGTTAACGTTCAAACGGCTAATAAAGAATCGAAACCTTTCGGCGCCATGACGTCGGCGCTTGCCAACCCATCCCCGCTCGGGCTCATGGGGTTCGGGATGACGACCGTTTTGTTGAATTTGCTGAATGCCGGGATTATAGCATCCTCATCGCTTGGCATGATACTGGCCATGGGAATATTCTATGGCGGCATAGCCCAGATCATAGCGGGCGTGATGGAGTTCAGGAAGGGCAACACCTTCGGCACGACCGCCTTCACGTCTTATGGGCTTTTCTGGGTCTCTCTAGTAGCTATCATGCTCTTCCCAAAGCTTGGGTGGGCTTCGGCGCCAGACGGCGTATCTATGGCCGCCTACCTGGCGATGTGGGGGCTGTTCACCGCATACATGTTCGCGGGCACTCTTAATAAAAACCGGGCGCTCCAGCTCGTGTTCGCCAGCCTGGCGCTACTATTCTTCATGCTGGCCATCGCGGACTATACCGGCATAGCCTGGATTAAGATGCTCGCGGGCCTTGAGGGCATAGCATGTGGCTTCTCTGCAATATACCTGGCATGCGCCGAGGTGCTCAACGAGGCACACGGAAAGAAGGTACTGCCGATAGGCGGCACCTAA